A single genomic interval of Apis cerana isolate GH-2021 linkage group LG2, AcerK_1.0, whole genome shotgun sequence harbors:
- the LOC107992482 gene encoding alkaline phosphatase 4, which yields MTRYTTSFTRSTNMKRLLLLSICSLMGFLQFANPLPRNATDYEDMSYWLKSGQDNLRRILTHRNNENRAKNIIIFIGDGMGISTITAGRIYKGQIKGNTGEEYKLAFEMFPNAGFAKTYNTDKQVPDSAGTATALFSGVKCRYKVIGLDTRSSFNQCDKYVNQASKLTTVADWAQQSGMDTGFVTTTRVTHATPAGLYAHTNNRDWECDSSIPKRYTDCVKDIGRQLMEDEPGNKFKVIMGGGAQLLGLPMEPIDPDTCVRSDGKNLVEYWEGNNPDGKVVTNTEQLFSVDIANTSKILGIFATNHLPYHAVKTEETPSLANMTKQAIKLLRKNNNGFLLMVESGRIDMAHHHNYAKLALRELSELEEAILTALQLVKLEETLVIVTADHSHAFTINGYPKRGNDILGFANDPSKPNVPAYETLSYINGPGFFHHRRNDSNNVNETWRPVDLDQTRDDPYYTQMAGIYLEDETHGGEDVGVYAIGPYSHLIRGTFEQNYIAHVVAYAACFKDWPSHCDNVYNRYFYQLANSVNRNTDSSIVSLLMLLLLSTLVNRY from the exons ATGACTCGATACACCACGTC ATTTACACGTTCCACCAACATGAAACGATTGCTCTTATTATCAATCTGTTCTCTAATGGGATTTCTCCAGTTTGCCAACCCTCTACCTCGAAACGCGACCGATTATGAAG ATATGTCCTATTGGCTAAAATCTGGTCAAGACAATCTTCGAAGAATCCTAACTCatcgaaataacgaaaatcgcgcgaagaatattattattttcattggtGACGGGATGGGAATTTCTACGATCACGGCAGGTCGAATCTACAAAGGCCAAATCAAGGGTAATACCGgtgaagaatataaattggCGTTCGAAATGTTTCCCAACGCTGGATTCGCCAAG ACTTACAACACGGACAAGCAAGTTCCCGATTCGGCTGGAACAGCTACCGCGCTATTTTCCGGTGTGAAATGTCGTTACAAGGTTATCGGATTGGATACGAGATCTTCGTTCAATCAATGCGACAAGTACGTCAATCAAGCGAGCAAACTTACAACCGTCGCGGATTGGGCTCAACAAAGTGGCATGGACACGG gaTTCGTAACCACGACTCGGGTCACCCATGCAACTCCGGCAGGATTGTACGCTCACACGAATAATCGCGACTGGGAATGCGATAGCTCGATACCGAAACGATACACAGATTGCGTGAAAGATATAGGAAGACAATTGATGGAGGATGAACCGGGAAACAAGTTCAAG GTAATCATGGGCGGTGGAGCGCAACTCTTAGGTTTACCGATGGAACCGATAGATCCCGATACGTGCGTCAGGAGCGATGGGAAAAATTTGGTCGAATACTGGGAGGGAAATAATCCTGACGGGAAAGTGGTAACCAACACCGAACAACTTTTCTCCGTCGATATCGCCAACACGTcgaaaattcttggaattttcGCTACCAATCACCTTCCCTATCACGCCGTCAAAACCGAAGAAACCCCGAGTTTGGCCAACATGACCAAACAAGCTATCAAATTGCTccgaaaaaataacaatggtTTCCTTTTAATG GTCGAGAGCGGAAGAATAGACATGGCCCATCATCATAATTACGCAAAGTTAGCATTGCGAGAATTATCGGAACTCGAGGAGGCGATATTGACCGCTCTTCAACTGGTCAAATTGGAAGAAACATTGGTGATCGTAACTGCCGATCATTCCCACGCGTTCACCATTAACGGTTATCCGAAGAGAGGAAACGATATCCTCGGTTTCGCCAATGATCCATCCAAACCGAACGTACCGGCTTACGAGACGCTCAGTTATATCAACGGTCCAGGCTTCTTTCACCATCGACGAAACGATAGCAACAACGTTAACGAAACGTGGAGGCCCGTCGATCTGGATCAGACACGCGATGATCCCTATTACACTCAAATGGCTGGTATATATTTGGAGGACGAGACACACGGAGGCGAAGATGTCGGAGTTTACGCGATAG GTCCGTATTCCCACTTGATTCGCGGTActtttgaacaaaattatatcgCTCACGTAGTGGCGTATGCGGCGTGCTTCAAAGACTGGCCTTCCCATTGTGACAACGTTTACAATCGTTACTTCTACCAACTGGCCAACTCGGTGAATCGTAATACCGATTCATCCATTGTATCTCTCTTGATGTTGCTGCTTCTCTCAACGCTGGTCAATCGCTATTGA
- the LOC107992483 gene encoding uncharacterized protein LOC107992483: MGRKKHHRSKGNNLSLRRSKCDNLDCVNNGEKAMEEKEKGRKGEKDGRSEGDKFSRREKRGDMEEASNVPIDARSRSMRAFLRDDDSSTIWRESSEDENEEEEERVELNVRPRFVFVSSLCSICMQRSKLFCERCRMVSYCSTAHRAQGSTKHRELCEPLNEIRSSMVSMLSDKSGSARLDPEQYRVYRLKLIASLESKIGRWLELWEREIILYPRVCRSCRCFSEKSICCSRCGMEYFCEEHGEEHENWCAQFQILQRVLLFQHRYGWVDPKIPNEFRQISVTRSNLDLDHLLLEIYGNCPYYRKMDTYTYSTLSQLCTIPLTALYSAQTCCPEWETKMEWTIHLVGAEFQFEGINLRVWEKLFLHFLPNLKKLRLILIGPELRLPSGVPPRLLSTVRLCKKCTSTGRAVIVTFKPEMLYHDAAEYLAAPDLICIYNPGLYRKTGFGGKDSWYETIREFCKASVPVTVTSYTKHEILWEIARINSVADVQIVLQPRQNPFASVKPDRNFVSDDTDPLIYKNYYLTIVKGKSNLSTNEHS; encoded by the coding sequence atggGGCGCAAAAAGCATCATCGAAGcaaaggaaataatttatcgttgagGAGATCGAAATGCGATAATCTCGATTGCGTTAACAATGGAGAGAAAGCgatggaggagaaggagaaaggaagaaagggggAGAAAGATGGAAGAAGCGAAGGGGATAAATTTTCtaggagagaaaagagaggggaCATGGAAGAGGCGTCAAACGTCCCGATCGATGCACGTTCCCGATCGATGAGGGCATTTTTACGGGATGATGATTCATCGACGATTTGGCGGGAATCGAGCGAGGATGAaaacgaggaagaggaagagagagtcGAGTTGAACGTAAGACCGCGATTCGTATTCGTATCGAGCCTTTGCTCGATATGTATGCAgagatcgaaattattttgcgAGCGTTGCCGAATGGTATCTTATTGCTCGACCGCGCATCGAGCGCAAGGATCTACGAAGCATCGCGAGTTGTGCGAACCATTGAACGAGATTCGTTCATCGATGGTATCGATGCTCTCCGATAAGTCGGGGAGCGCGCGGCTCGATCCGGAACAGTATCGCGTTTATCGATTGAAATTGATCGCATCTCTCGAATCCAAGATCGGAAGATGGTTGGAACTTTGGGAGAGAGAGATTATCCTATATCCGAGAGTTTGTCGGAGTTGTCGTTGTTTCAGCGAGAAATCGATTTGTTGCTCTCGTTGcggaatggaatatttttgcgaGGAACACGGCGAGGAACACGAAAATTGGTGCGCGCAGTTTCAAATTTTGCAAAGAGTTTTACTTTTTCAGCATAGATACGGTTGGGTCGATCCGAAAATTCCCAACGAATTTCGCCAAATATCCGTTACGCGATCCAATCTCGATCTCGACCACTTATTACTCGAGATATACGGTAATTGCCCGTATTATCGAAAGATGGATACTTACACGTACTCGACGTTATCCCAATTGTGCACGATTCCATTGACAGCTCTTTATTCCGCGCAAACTTGTTGTCCCGAATGGGAGACTAAAATGGAATGGACGATTCATCTGGTTGGCGCGGAATTTCAATTCGAAGGTATAAATTTACGCGTTTGGGAAAAATTGTTCCTTCATTTTTTACCAAATTTAAAGAAGCTCCGTTTGATCTTGATCGGCCCGGAATTACGATTGCCGAGTGGCGTGCCACCGAGACTCTTATCCACGGTtcgattatgtaaaaaatgtacatCTACCGGTAGAGCCGTTATCGTTACGTTTAAACCCGAGATGCTTTATCACGACGCGGCGGAATATCTCGCTGCGCCCGATCTAATTTGTATTTACAATCCTGGCCTTTACCGAAAGACCGGGTTCGGGGGGAAAGATAGCTGGTACGAAACGATACGCGAGTTTTGCAAAGCATCGGTCCCCGTTACCGTTACCTCTTACACAAAGCACGAAATCCTATGGGAGATAGCTCGTATAAATTCCGTCGCGGATGTACAAATCGTTTTACAACCGCGTCAAAATCCATTTGCATCGGTGAAACCGGATCGAAACTTTGTCAGCGACGATACCGATCCTCTTATCTATAAGAATTACTATCTCACCATTGTAAAAGgtaaatcgaatttatcgacCAACGAGCACTCGTAG